The DNA segment GTCTGAAGGGCTCCGTCCTGCGGTGGACCGAGGCGGAGGTGCTCGACGACGGAGCGCGGCGCTTCGACTTCCGGCAAGTCACCGGCGACCTGGGGGACTTCTCCGGCTTCTGGGCCGTGACCCCGGCCGGTGCGGCGCACAGCACCGTGTCCCTGCACGTCGACTTCGACATCGGCATCCCGCTGCTGGCCGAGATGCTCAACCCGGTCGCCTCGGACGCGCTGCGGGACAACGCCGCCCAGATGCTGCGCGCGCTGGAGCGGCGGCTGGGGGCCGCGGACCCGGACACGGGGGTACGGCGGTGACGGGGAGCCCGGCCGCGGGGCTCGACCAGGATCGCGAACTCCCCGACGCGCAGGGCACGTTCGATCTGATCCGCCGGCATTTCTCGCCCCGGCTCGCCCTGACCGGCAACTTCGCGGGGCGGGGCGCCGTGGAGGTGGGTGCCGAGGGATGCCGGGTGGCCCTCTCCGACGGCCGCAGCGTGCTCGACTTCGGCTCCTACGCCGTGCCGCTGCTCGGGCACCGGCATCCGGCGGTCGTGGCGGGCGTGCGGCGGGCGCTGGAGACGCTGCCCACCGCCACCCGCAGCCTGGCCAACCCGGTGACGGCGCGGGCGGCCGCCACCCTGGTGGGGTACTTCGAAGGCGCCCTGCCGAAGGTGTACTTCGGGCTGAACGGCGCCGACGCGGTGGAGGTGGCGGTCAAGCTGGCGCGGCTGGCGTCGGGGCGCGACCGGGTCCTCGCGGTGCGCGGCGCGTTCCACGGCAAGTCCACCGGCGCGCTGGCCCTCACCCACAGCCCGCTCTTCCGCACCGGGCTGCGCGGCAGCGTGGTCGACGTGGTGCACGCGGACCCGGAGGACACCGGCGCCGTCGAAAGGGCCGCCGCTTCGGGCGAGTTGGCGGCCGTCGTCTTCGAACCGGTGCAGGGCGAGAACGGCGTCGTCCCCCTTCCCCCGGCCGTGCTGCGGCGCTGGTGCGCGGACGGCCGGCGGCACGGCGCGTTCGTCGTCGCCGACGAGATCCAGTGCGGGCTGCGGCGCTGCGGCGAGCGGTCCGTCGCGCTCGCGCAGGGGCTGCCCGTGGACGCGGTGCTGGTGGGCAAGCCGCTCGGCGGGGGTGTCGTACCGCTGTCGGCGGTGGTGTGCTCCGAGGAGCTGTACGCGCCCCTGGAGGCGGACCCGTTCCTGCATTCGGCGACCTTCGGCGGCCACCCGCTGGCGTGCGCCGCGCTGCCACCGGCCCTGGCGGCCATCGAGCAATTGACAGAGCATGGCGTTGAGTTGGCGGATGCCATGGCCGAGGGGCTGGCCCGGCTCCGGAGCCGTCATGCCGGTGCGGTGCGCGCGGTGCGCGGCCGCGGGCTGCTGTGGGGGGTCGACTACGCCTCCCCGCATCTGGCGGGCGATGTCGTCCTCGGTCTGGCCGAGGCCGGTCTGCTGGTCTCGCCCTGTCTGAGTCGCCCCACCACGGTGCGCCTGCTGCCCTCGCTCGCCTGCGGCCTCCCGGAGGTGGCGGAGGCGATGGCCGCCCTGGACCACGCCACGGCCGAGGCGGAGGCCCGGTGCGCCGAGAGATGACCCGAAAGCCCGTCCGTGCCGCGCCGCCGAAGGAGAACCAAACCCCCATGCCCACCCGGACCCGCGAACAGCTCGACCTCCTGCTGCGTACCGTCGTCTCCGATGTGATCGGCACCGAACCGGAGGAACTCCACGGCGCCACCCGCCTGGTGGACGACTTCGGGATCGACAGTCTCGAACTCATGGAGATCGGCTCCCGGCTGGAGTCGGCGCTCGGACTGCGCATCCAGGTCAAGGACTTGACGGCCGCCGAGACCCTGGGCGAGGCCGTGGACCTGCTGGAGACCCGGCTCGCGGAGCCGCGGTGAACGCCCGGGACGCGCGCGGCCGGTTCCGGGTGGCCGTCACCGGCATCGGCGTCAAGTCACCCGCCGGCAATACGCCGGAGGAGGCGTACCAGACGTTCCTGGCGGCCAAGTCCACGGCGGCGACGGTCGACCGGCTGGTGGCCGAGGCGGTGCCCGTGCGCTTCGCCTGCCTGGTGCCGCCGTTCGAGACCGAGGCGTACCTGACCCGCCGCGAGGCCCGGCAGATCGACCGGGTGACCATGCTGGCGCTGTGCGCTGCGGCCGACGCGGTGGCCGACGCCCGGCTGCCCGGGGAGCTGGCCCCGGAGCGTACGGGGGTGCAGCTCGGCACCGGTATCGGCGGCCTGCCCAGCATGGAGGCGACCGCGCTCGACCACGGCGGCTTCCCGATGGGCATGCCGGTGCACACCGTGCCCCGGACCATGACCAACTCCCCGGCGTGCCGGATCGCCATGCGGTTCGGGTTCCGCGGCTCGTGCACCACGTACGCCACCGCGTGCGCCAGCGGCACCACCGCGCTCGGCGAGGCGGCCCGCAAGATCCGGCACGGAGAGCTGGACGTGGCGCTCGCGGGCGGCGCCGACGCACCGGTCACGACCGTCATCATGAGCGGCTTCGCCCGGATGCGGGCGGTCTCCGCGCGCAACGAGGAGCCGTGGCTGGCCAGTCGGCCCTTCGCCGCGGACCGCGACGGGTTCGTGGTCGGCGAGGGCGCGGCGCTGCTGGTGCTGGAGCGCTGGGACCTCGCGGTGGCGCGCGGGGCGCGCATCCACGGGGAGATCACGGGCTACGCGGACAACTGCGACGCCTTCCACATCGTGGCCCCGCACCAGGACGGGTCGGTGGCCGCGGCCTGTATGCGCTCGGCGCTCGCCGACGCGGGGCTGTCCCCGCCGGAGATCGGCCATGTCAACGCGCACGGCACCTCCACGGTGCTCAACGACCGTGCCGAGGCGGCCGCGATCGACCGCTGCTTCGCCGGGCAGTCCCCGCCGGTCACCGCGCTCAAGGGCGTCACCGGCCATCTCATCGGCGGTTCCGGGGCGTTGGAGGCGGCGCTGGCGCTGCGCTGCGCCTCGGCGGGCCTGGTCCCGGCGATCGCCAACACCCGTACCAGCCCCGAGGCCGGCCTCGTGGACCTGGTCACCGGCGCGCCCCGGACGGTGCGTCCGGCCCCCGTGCTGTCCAACTCCTTCGGCTTCGGCGGCCAGAACGCCTGCCTCGTGCTCTCCCCCGCCCCCTGACCCCTCGCGCCCGCTCGGAGACGGAACCATGCGCATTCTCGTCACCGGTGCCACCGGTGTGATCGGCACCGAGACCGTCGACACCCTGCGCGCGGCCGACACGCCGCCGCACGTCCTGGTGCGTACGGCACGACGCGCGACGGACGCGGGCATCGTGCCCTGGGCTCTCGGCGCGGCTCCGGTGCCGGCGCGGCTCGACGGCCCCTGGGACGTCATCGTGCACACCGCGGCCTCCACCCGCTGGACGATGACCCGTACGGAGGCGCTGGCCGCCAACGTGGAACCGCTGCGCGCGGTCCTCGCCCTCGCCGGCCGGGACACCCATCTGGTGCATGTGTCCACGGCGTACGTCGCCGGGGAACGCGCGGCGGCCGGCACCGGGTTCGACGGCTACCGCAACGGCTACGAGTGGTCCAAGGCGGTGTGCGAGGAGGTGGTGCGCGAGGAGCACCCCGGCCCCCTGACGATCGTCCGACCCCCGCTGGTCGTCGGCAGGCGGCGCGACGGCCGGATCGCCCGCTTCTCCGGCCCGTACACCCTGCTGCACGCCCTGGTGTCGGGGCTCGCGGCGGTCGTCGTCGGCGACCCGGACGGCTTCGCGGAGATCAGCCCGGTGGACGAGGTCGCCCGCACGATCGCGGACGCGGCACTCGGTGATCCGCCCCCCGCCGCCCGCACCGAGATCGTGGCCGCCGGTCCCGAGAGCCTGCGCCTCGCCTCCCTCATCGACGTGACGTGTACGGCACTGAACACCTTCCGCGCCACGCACGGCGCCCCGCCGATCGCCCGCCCCCCGATCGTCCCCCCGGACACCTGGACCCGCTTCTTCCTCCCCCTCGCCGACCGCTACCTCTCCCCCTTCCAGAGCGAGGCGGTCAAACTCCTGGCCATGTTCCAGAGCTACACCAGCATGGCCACCCCCTTCACCCCGACGCACCCCGTACGGGACCCGGCCCAGGCGATGACGACGGCCGTCCACCACTGGGCCGCGCGCAAACCCCGGTTGGCACTGGCGGAGCCGCGGCCGTGGACGCTGCTGACGGATAACCCGTCGCCGCAGCAGAGCCCTTAGGTGGTTTCGTTTGGATCAGCGGGTGGACCACAGGAAGATGCCGGCGATGTGGAGTCCGGCCAGGTAGATGGTCGCGGTCTTCTCGTAGCGGGTGGCGATGCCGCGCCACTGCTTGAGGCGGTTGATGCACCGTTCGACGGTGTTGCGCTGCTTGTAGGTCTCGCGGTCGAAGGCCGGTGGTCTGCCGCCCCGGCTGCCTCGGCGCAGGCGGTGGCCGCGTTGGTCCGCCGGCACGGGGATCACCGCACGGATGCCGCGCCTGCGCAGGTGCTCACGGATCGCCCTGGACGAATACGCTTTGTCCGCCAGGACCACATCCGGCCTGGTGCGCGGCCGGCCACGCCGTCGGGGAACACGCACGCGGGCCATGACATCGGTGAAGGCCGGTGCATCGCCTGCCTGTCCGGCGGTGAGGACGAACGCCAGAGGCCGGCAGCGGGCATCGGCCGCGAGGTGGATCTTCGTCGTCAGTCCGCCGCGGGACCGGCCGATGGCGTGGTCAGCCGGTTCGCCGGCCGGGGCCCCTTTTTGCGGGCTCCGGCCGCATGCTGGTGAGCCCGCACGATCGTGGAGTCCACGGACACAGCCCAGGCCAGATCCTCGTCGGCGTCGGCCTGGGCCATCAGCGCGGTGAAGACCCGCTCCCAGGTGCCGTCGACGGCCCACATCCGCAGCCGGTTGTAGACGCCACGCCAGTTGCCGTACTTCTCCGGCAGGTGCACCCACTGCGTTCCGGTCTGGAACTTGAACGCGATCGCGTCGATCACCTCCCGGTGATCCCGTCACCGGCCGCCCCGCTTCGGCGTCCGGTCAGGGAGCAACGGCTCGATCCGCGACCACTGCACATCAGTTAACGGCACGCCCAGACCAACGATCGACTGATCCAAACGAAACGGCCTAGGGGAGAAGAGCACGAACTGGTGTGGATCGTCCGCCGGCAGTCCGAGGAGTTCGCGCGCACCGGGAACCCCGGGGACATGCTGGTGGGCAGCGGCCCCTACCTGGTCGACCGGGTCGACGGCTCGCTGCACTCGATCGGTGTCCTCTCCGCGAAGGGCGGGGAGTGGGAGGACGACGACTACCGCGCACGCGTCCGCGGGCTGCCCGTCCGCACCGCGGTGGACGATCTGCACGACGAGATACGCGAGCTCGGCGCCGCGCGGAGCCGTATGCACGCCGTACGCGCCCTGCGGCGGAGACTGCCGGTCCTCTCCCCGGCCCAGGCCGTCGCCTACACCGACGCTTTGCTCGGGGGCGCTCCCCCGGCGCACCTCGTGGCGCTCGCCGCCGGACGGCTCACCGAGCCCATCTGCCCGGTCCTCGCCGTGCGGACCATCCGCCCGGGGCGCTCCCGGGCCCTGCCGGAGTGAGGCTCAGGGGAAGGGCCGCGGACCGCATCCGCACGTGGCGGGGCCGGCCGCCCGGCTAGGGTTCGGGGGTGGCGACGTACAGCATCGGCCGGGCCGCGCGGCTGCTGAGGGTGAGTCCGGAGACCGTGCGCCGCTGGGCGGACGCGGGGCGGCTGCCCATGGCGCGGGACGGCTCGGGCAACCGGATGATCGACGGCGTGGGGCTGGCGCTGTTCGCGCGGGAGCGGGCGGCCGGCGACGAGCGGGCCGCCGCGCCCGGGCCGCCGTCCTCCGTGCGCAACGCCTTCACCGGCATCGTCACGGCACTGACCGTCGACGACGTCGTGGCGCGGGTGGAGATCCACTCCGGGCCGCACCATGTGGTCTCGCTGGTGACGCGCGAGGCGGTCGACGAACTGGGGCTGGCGGTCGGTGTCATGGTCACCGCGCGGATGAAGTCGACGGACGTGTATGTCGGCGGCTCGTAGGGGCGGACGCGCCGGGAGGCGTGCGGCAGAGCAGGGCGGCCCATAGGTCGAGGCGGTCGACGAGGCGGGACAGGTCCCGGCGGGTGAGGTGCTCGACGCGCTGGATCCGGTAGTGGACGGTGTTGACGTGCAGATGCAGGGCCTCGGCCGTGCGGGCCCAGGACCCGTCGTGGGCGAGGAACGTCTCCAGGGTGTGCAGCAGCATCGCCGCCGAGCCGCTGCCCGCCTTGTCCAGGGGGCCCAGGACGGTGCTGCTGTAGGCCGCGCGGACCTCGGCCGGTATCCCGGTCAGCAGGGTGTCCACGCCGGCGAGGGCGGCCACGTCGGTCAGAGCGGAGGCGTCCGGCGCGGTGGTGCGGGCCGCGGCCAGGGCGTACGACGCCTGGACGAGTGCCGCCGCGAGGTCCCGCGGGGTGCCGGCGGAGGCGCTGGTCCCGCCGTGCAGCGGGGTGTCCGGCGCGCAGGCCGCGAGGTGCGGCCACAGCTCGGTGACGGCGTCCTGTCCGTCGGCGGGGAGCACGGCGAAGGCGGTGCCCTCGGGGAGGCGCCCCACGGCGGCCGGTCCGCGGGCCGCGTGCGCGACCGCCTCGGCGAGGGCGCCCCGCGCGTGGCCGGCGTCGCCCGGGCCGGTGTCCGCGACGACCACGCGGCAGGCGCCGTCGGTGGTCAGCCCGCAGGAGCGCAGCGCCTCTTCCACGGTCGCGTGCTCGGCCGGACCCCGGGTGAGCAGCGCGCCGAGCGCGTCCGCGGCCCGGTGCCCGGCGGCCCGGCGGCGGGCATCCGCCTGCCGGCAGCGGTCCAGCGTCTCCGTGATCTCGTGCAGCAGGCTCGGTGGTACGG comes from the Streptomyces sp. SUK 48 genome and includes:
- a CDS encoding PucR family transcriptional regulator; amino-acid sequence: MHVEHLLRDESLGLRLLWAAPALLAREISGVTVTDLEDPARFVRPGEVVLSGLVWWRAEDEREAAARFVRALKDADVALLLAGEEMHGAVPGPLVEACASQGVPVAAVPPRIMFRTITEAVYLRQWGELSRHHAMPEHLRARLDRLIAQDADPREVLATAFAPLAGSTAHLVTAAGRTVATTPGATPLAVWEAAALPGGDTGTTVPVGADARTPYERWYLHLPDADAVPPSLLHEITETLDRCRQADARRRAAGHRAADALGALLTRGPAEHATVEEALRSCGLTTDGACRVVVADTGPGDAGHARGALAEAVAHAARGPAAVGRLPEGTAFAVLPADGQDAVTELWPHLAACAPDTPLHGGTSASAGTPRDLAAALVQASYALAAARTTAPDASALTDVAALAGVDTLLTGIPAEVRAAYSSTVLGPLDKAGSGSAAMLLHTLETFLAHDGSWARTAEALHLHVNTVHYRIQRVEHLTRRDLSRLVDRLDLWAALLCRTPPGASAPTSRRHTRPSTSSAR
- a CDS encoding aminotransferase class III-fold pyridoxal phosphate-dependent enzyme translates to MTGSPAAGLDQDRELPDAQGTFDLIRRHFSPRLALTGNFAGRGAVEVGAEGCRVALSDGRSVLDFGSYAVPLLGHRHPAVVAGVRRALETLPTATRSLANPVTARAAATLVGYFEGALPKVYFGLNGADAVEVAVKLARLASGRDRVLAVRGAFHGKSTGALALTHSPLFRTGLRGSVVDVVHADPEDTGAVERAAASGELAAVVFEPVQGENGVVPLPPAVLRRWCADGRRHGAFVVADEIQCGLRRCGERSVALAQGLPVDAVLVGKPLGGGVVPLSAVVCSEELYAPLEADPFLHSATFGGHPLACAALPPALAAIEQLTEHGVELADAMAEGLARLRSRHAGAVRAVRGRGLLWGVDYASPHLAGDVVLGLAEAGLLVSPCLSRPTTVRLLPSLACGLPEVAEAMAALDHATAEAEARCAER
- a CDS encoding TOBE domain-containing protein, giving the protein MATYSIGRAARLLRVSPETVRRWADAGRLPMARDGSGNRMIDGVGLALFARERAAGDERAAAPGPPSSVRNAFTGIVTALTVDDVVARVEIHSGPHHVVSLVTREAVDELGLAVGVMVTARMKSTDVYVGGS
- a CDS encoding acyl carrier protein encodes the protein MPTRTREQLDLLLRTVVSDVIGTEPEELHGATRLVDDFGIDSLELMEIGSRLESALGLRIQVKDLTAAETLGEAVDLLETRLAEPR
- a CDS encoding SDR family oxidoreductase; this translates as MRILVTGATGVIGTETVDTLRAADTPPHVLVRTARRATDAGIVPWALGAAPVPARLDGPWDVIVHTAASTRWTMTRTEALAANVEPLRAVLALAGRDTHLVHVSTAYVAGERAAAGTGFDGYRNGYEWSKAVCEEVVREEHPGPLTIVRPPLVVGRRRDGRIARFSGPYTLLHALVSGLAAVVVGDPDGFAEISPVDEVARTIADAALGDPPPAARTEIVAAGPESLRLASLIDVTCTALNTFRATHGAPPIARPPIVPPDTWTRFFLPLADRYLSPFQSEAVKLLAMFQSYTSMATPFTPTHPVRDPAQAMTTAVHHWAARKPRLALAEPRPWTLLTDNPSPQQSP
- a CDS encoding SRPBCC family protein, with the protein product MPRVDVELRIAAPPDLAWAAVADVESYPGCMDNVESVTVVERGDARHRTTAWSVRLKGSVLRWTEAEVLDDGARRFDFRQVTGDLGDFSGFWAVTPAGAAHSTVSLHVDFDIGIPLLAEMLNPVASDALRDNAAQMLRALERRLGAADPDTGVRR
- a CDS encoding beta-ketoacyl-[acyl-carrier-protein] synthase family protein — protein: MNARDARGRFRVAVTGIGVKSPAGNTPEEAYQTFLAAKSTAATVDRLVAEAVPVRFACLVPPFETEAYLTRREARQIDRVTMLALCAAADAVADARLPGELAPERTGVQLGTGIGGLPSMEATALDHGGFPMGMPVHTVPRTMTNSPACRIAMRFGFRGSCTTYATACASGTTALGEAARKIRHGELDVALAGGADAPVTTVIMSGFARMRAVSARNEEPWLASRPFAADRDGFVVGEGAALLVLERWDLAVARGARIHGEITGYADNCDAFHIVAPHQDGSVAAACMRSALADAGLSPPEIGHVNAHGTSTVLNDRAEAAAIDRCFAGQSPPVTALKGVTGHLIGGSGALEAALALRCASAGLVPAIANTRTSPEAGLVDLVTGAPRTVRPAPVLSNSFGFGGQNACLVLSPAP
- a CDS encoding YrhB domain-containing protein — translated: MWIVRRQSEEFARTGNPGDMLVGSGPYLVDRVDGSLHSIGVLSAKGGEWEDDDYRARVRGLPVRTAVDDLHDEIRELGAARSRMHAVRALRRRLPVLSPAQAVAYTDALLGGAPPAHLVALAAGRLTEPICPVLAVRTIRPGRSRALPE